The Cucurbita pepo subsp. pepo cultivar mu-cu-16 chromosome LG08, ASM280686v2, whole genome shotgun sequence genome contains a region encoding:
- the LOC111800833 gene encoding DNA-directed RNA polymerases I and III subunit RPAC1: MSGKDKNLHNMSESDSEHEDVGKEGIEWIMNLPDVPMKLPPHVELQRTRVECKADAPIHTDTIQYSGAYASLGIDNSLRLDSFRKNFKIEVIDLKEDDMEFDMIGIDPSLANAFRRILIAEVPTMAIEKVLVANNTSIVQDEVLAHRLGLIPIRVDPRLFEYSDKDTPNEKNTIVFRLHVRCERGKPRLTATSKALTWLPNGSEFPLVSDKSVSNTKPKTYTSFSCSQDTLPEFANNPIGPKDGDIILARLSSGQEIELEAHAVKGMGKTHAKWSPVATAWYRMLPEVVLLEEIEDELAEELKNKCPVNVFDIEDIANGKKRATVARPRACTLCRECIRGEAWEKRVSLRRVKDHFIFKIESTGALPPEVLFTEAVKILEDKCERLIAELS, encoded by the exons ATGTCCGGTAAAGATAAGAACTTGCATAATATGTCGGAGTCGGATTCCGAACATGAAGATGTTGGCAAAGAAGGCATTGAATGGATAATGAACCTTCCAGATGTGCCCATGAAGCTCCCACCACATGTAGAATTGCAGAGGACTCGCGTCGAATGCAAAGCCGATGCTCCCATTCAT ACGGATACGATACAGTATTCTGGAGCATATGCTTCGTTGGGTATTGATAACAGCTTACGACTGGATTCTTTTCGCAAGAACTTTAAAATTGAAGTGATTGATCTCAAAGAGGATGACATGGAATTCGACATGATCGGCATTGACCCATCCCTTGCTAATGCATTTAGGAGAATCCTGATAGCTGAG GTTCCCACTATGGCTATTGAAAAAGTATTGGTTGCTAACAATACATCAATAGTCCAAGATGAAGTGCTTGCCCATAGGTTAGGTCTCATCCCGATTCGTGTTGATCCAAGGCTTTTTGAGTACTCAG ATAAAGACACGCCAAATGAGAAGAATACAATTGTTTTTAGACTCCATGTTCGCTGTGAACGTGGAAAACCTCGTCTTACCG CGACGTCAAAAGCATTGACATGGCTACCAAATGGTAGTGAATTTCCTTTGGTATCTGATAAATCAGTTTCAAACACAAAGCCCAAAACATATACTTCTTTTAGTTGCAGCCAAGACACGCTGCCAGAATTTGCCAACAATCCAATTGGTCCAAAGGACGGTGATATTATACTTGCTAGACTCAGCTCGGGTCAG GAAATTGAACTTGAAGCTCATGCTGTTAAAGGTATGGGTAAAACACATGCTAAGTGGTCTCCAGTGGCCACTGCTTGGTACAGAATGCTTCCTGAG GTTGTACTTCTGGAAGAGATAGAGGATGAGTTGGCAGAAGAACTCAAAAACAAATGTCCTGTTAATGTCTTTGACATTGAAGATATAGCTAATG GTAAGAAAAGGGCAACTGTTGCACGTCCACGAGCTTGCACATTGTGCAGAGAATGCATAAGAGGAGAAGCATGGGAGAAACGTGTCTCATTGCGTCGAGTGAAGGATCATTTCATTT TTAAGATTGAATCAACAGGAGCTTTACCTCCAGAGGTGCTGTTCACTGAAGCTGTAAAGATTTTGGAAGATAAGTGTGAACGTTTAATTGCTGAGCTCTCTTGA
- the LOC111800859 gene encoding protein CWC15 homolog isoform X1, producing MTTAARPTWAPAKGGNEQGGTRIFGPSQKYSSRDIASHTTLKPRKEGQDTHDELQRRNLRDELEDRERRHFSSKNKSYDDRDHRKGSQLLLEGGKRDIEDRIIPRSLDADDSDVDVKSDNESSDDDEDDDDEDDTEALLAELEQIKKERAEEKLRKERQEREEELKVKEAELLRGNPLLNEQPASFSVKRRWDDDVVFKNQARGETKTPKRFINDTIRNDFHRKFLHKYMK from the exons ATGACTACTGCAGCTCGACCCACATGGGCACCGGCTAAAGGTGGAAATGAACAAGGTGGAACTCGAATTTTTGGCCCATCACAGAAATATTCCTCCAGAGATATCGCTTCTCATACGACCTTGAAGCCCAG GAAGGAAGGACAAGATACCCATGATGAGTTGCAAAGGAGGAATCTCAGGGACGAGTTAGAAGATCGTGAAAGGAGGCATTTCTCATCAAAGAATAAATCATATG ATGATAGAGATCATAGAAAAGGAAGCCAACTTCTGTTAGAAG GCGGAAAGAGAGATATTGAAGATCGTATTATTCCACGAAGTTTAGATGCTGACGATTCTGATGTGGACGTCAAAAGTGACAACGAGAG cagtgatgatgatgaggatgACGACGACGAGGATGATACTGAAGCTCTTTTGGCTGAGCTGGAACAaataaagaaggaaagagCGGAGGAGAAGCTTCGGAAG GAAAGACAAGAGCGGGAGGAAGAGCTTAAAGTCAAGGAAGCGGAGTTACTCCGAGGAAATCCACTGCTTAACGAGCAACCCGCCTCTTTTAGTGTCAAAAGAAG ATGGGACGACGATGTTGTGTTCAAGAATCAGGCCCGTGGCGAAACAAAGACTCCTAAGCGCTTTATAAACGATACCATCAGGAACGACTTCCACCGAAAATTCTTGCACAAGTACATGAAGTAA
- the LOC111800859 gene encoding protein CWC15 homolog isoform X2, translating to MTTAARPTWAPAKGGNEQGGTRIFGPSQKYSSRDIASHTTLKPRKEGQDTHDELQRRNLRDELEDRERRHFSSKNKSYDDRDHRKGSQLLLEGGKRDIEDRIIPRSLDADDSDVDVKSDNESDDDEDDDDEDDTEALLAELEQIKKERAEEKLRKERQEREEELKVKEAELLRGNPLLNEQPASFSVKRRWDDDVVFKNQARGETKTPKRFINDTIRNDFHRKFLHKYMK from the exons ATGACTACTGCAGCTCGACCCACATGGGCACCGGCTAAAGGTGGAAATGAACAAGGTGGAACTCGAATTTTTGGCCCATCACAGAAATATTCCTCCAGAGATATCGCTTCTCATACGACCTTGAAGCCCAG GAAGGAAGGACAAGATACCCATGATGAGTTGCAAAGGAGGAATCTCAGGGACGAGTTAGAAGATCGTGAAAGGAGGCATTTCTCATCAAAGAATAAATCATATG ATGATAGAGATCATAGAAAAGGAAGCCAACTTCTGTTAGAAG GCGGAAAGAGAGATATTGAAGATCGTATTATTCCACGAAGTTTAGATGCTGACGATTCTGATGTGGACGTCAAAAGTGACAACGAGAG tgatgatgatgaggatgACGACGACGAGGATGATACTGAAGCTCTTTTGGCTGAGCTGGAACAaataaagaaggaaagagCGGAGGAGAAGCTTCGGAAG GAAAGACAAGAGCGGGAGGAAGAGCTTAAAGTCAAGGAAGCGGAGTTACTCCGAGGAAATCCACTGCTTAACGAGCAACCCGCCTCTTTTAGTGTCAAAAGAAG ATGGGACGACGATGTTGTGTTCAAGAATCAGGCCCGTGGCGAAACAAAGACTCCTAAGCGCTTTATAAACGATACCATCAGGAACGACTTCCACCGAAAATTCTTGCACAAGTACATGAAGTAA
- the LOC111800867 gene encoding photosystem I reaction center subunit V, chloroplastic-like, translating to MAAAASSSSVFAASSFSAAVGRQQPNPSTISYQGLRPLPGIKSSRSLAGVKSPRSVVVKAELNPSVVISLSTGLSLFLGRFVFFNFQRENVSKQVPEQNGVTHFEAGDVRAKEYVSLLKSNDPVGFNIVDVLAWGSIGHIVAYYILATSSNGYDPKFF from the coding sequence ATGGCAGCCGCCGCCTCGTCCTCCTCTGTTTTCGCCGCCTCGTCCTTCTCCGCCGCTGTCGGGAGGCAGCAGCCGAACCCCTCCACCATATCATACCAAGGCCTCCGCCCACTCCCGGGGATCAAATCCAGCCGTAGCCTTGCAGGCGTCAAGAGCCCAAGATCCGTGGTGGTGAAGGCAGAGCTGAACCCATCAGTGGTGATAAGCCTGAGCACAGGGCTGTCCCTGTTCCTGGGGAGGTTCGTGTTCTTCAACTTCCAAAGGGAGAATGTGAGCAAGCAAGTGCCGGAGCAAAATGGGGTGACCCATTTCGAGGCAGGCGATGTGAGGGCGAAGGAGTATGTTAGCTTGTTGAAATCTAATGATCCTGTTGGGTTTAATATTGTTGATGTTCTTGCTTGGGGCTCTATTGGCCATATCGTTGCTTATTACATCTTGGCCACTTCTAGCAATGGCTATGATCCCAAGTTCTTCTAA
- the LOC111800827 gene encoding uncharacterized WD repeat-containing protein C2A9.03-like, which produces MSHYHGDDTDYMADEYEMEDIDDDMDDEYHSREMEGSDSDADEFNSSSKIVDTTAAQARRGVDIQGIPWERLSITREKYRKTRLEQYKNYENIPNSGEGSEKDCKATEKGCSYYEFCRNSRSVKSTILHFQLRNLVWATSKHDAYLLSHFSVIHWSSLSCTKSEVLNVSGHVAPTEKHPGSLLEGFTQTQVSTLAVKDKLLVAGGFQGELICKHLDRPGVSFCSRTTYDDNAITNAVEIYTSASGAVHFTASNNDSGVRDFDMEKFQLSRHFRFPWPVNHGALNPDGKLLVIVGDNPDGLLVDSQTGKTVASLRGHLDFSFASAWHPDGITFATGNQDKTCRIWDVRNLSKSVAALKGNLGAIRSIRYSSDGQYMAMAEPADFLHVFDVKTGYEKEQEIDFFGEISGVSFSPDTESLFIGVWDRTYGSLLEYHRRRNYSYLDSLF; this is translated from the exons ATGTCCCATTACCACGGGGACGATACTGATTACATGGCTGATGAATACGAAATGGAGgacattgatgatgatatggatgacgaGTATCACAGTAGAGAAATGGAAGGCTCGGATTCTGATGCTGATGAATTCAACTCG AGTAGCAAAATAGTTGATACCACTGCTGCTCAGGCAAGAAGAGGAGTAGATATTCAAGGTATTCCTTGGGAGAGACTTAGTATTACTAGAGAGAAGTACCGGAAAACTAGACTCGAGCAGTACAAGAACTATGAAAACATTCCTAATTCAGGAGAGGGGTCGGAGAAG GATTGTAAAGCTACTGAGAAAGGATGTTCATACTATGAATTTTGTCGAAATTCAAGATCTGTAAAATCAAccattcttcattttcag TTGAGGAACTTAGTATGGGCGACATCGAAGCATGATGCCTACCTTTTATCACATTTTTCTGTAATTCATTGGTCATCACTATCGTGCACCAAGTCTGAAGTTCTCAATGTTTCGGGACATGTGGCACCTACAGAG AAGCACCCTGGGAGCTTATTGGAGGGATTTACACAGACACAAGTCAGTACACTTGCAGTAAAAGATAAGCTGCTTGTTGCTGGAGGATTTCAGGGAGAGCTTATTTGCAAG CATCTAGACCGCCCGGGTGTTAGTTTTTGTTCCAGAACAACTTACGATGATAATGCTATAACTAATGCTGTGGAGATATATACCAGCGCTAG TGGTGCAGTTCATTTCACTGCTTCTAATAATGATTCTGGAGTCAGAGATTTTGATATGGAGAAATTTCAGCTTTCCAGGCACTTCCGTTTTCCTTGGCCAGTTAAT CATGGCGCCTTGAACCCAGACGGTAAACTTCTCGTGATAGTTGGTGACAATCCTGACGGTTTATTGGTGGACTCACAAACTGGAAAG ACAGTTGCATCTCTACGTGGGCACTTGGATTTTTCATTTGCATCAGCATGGCATCCCGATGGCATTACCTTTGCCACTGGGAACCAAGACAAAACTTGCAGGATTTGGGATGTAAGAAATTTGTCTAAGTCAGTTGCTGCTCTAAAAGGCAACCTCGGAGCCATTAGGTCCATCCGTTATTCCTCTGATGGTCAGTACATGGCAATGGCTGAACCAGCCGACTTCCTGCACGTGTTCGACGTGAAAACCGGATACGAGAAGGAGCAAGAAATCGACTTCTTTGGAGAGATCTCTGGTGTTTCGTTCAGTCCAGACACAGAATCACTTTTCATCGGAGTTTGGGATCGAACTTACGGTAGCCTTCTCGAGTACCACAGACGCAGAAATTATAGTTACCTCGATTCGCTGTTCTGA
- the LOC111800862 gene encoding probable calcium-binding protein CML21: MGSVVGKLESHSECVPETKLEAKMVEAMRQRASKGSIIRSFDCIILKFPKIDGSLRKCKTIFEKFDEDSNGIIDRRELKECFDGLEISLTQEEIDDLFDACDMSTAMGIKFNEFIVLLCLVYLLKDDPNHKSQFGMPKLEETFESLVDAFVFLDANKDGYVSKSEMISAINETTSGERSSGRIGMRRFEEMDWDKNGMVNFKEFLFAFTRWVGIDENEDGEEEEE; the protein is encoded by the exons ATGGGGAGTGTGGTGGGAAAGTTGGAATCTCACAGCGAGTGTGTACCAGAAACAAAACTTGAAGCCAAGATGGTTGAGGCAATGAGACAAAGGGCATCTAAAGGAAGCATCATTAGGTCTTTTGATTGCATAATCTTGAAATTCCCCAAAATTGATGGTAGCCTCAGGAAATGCAAAactatttttgaaaagtttg ATGAGGATTCGAACGGGATAATAGATCGTCGGGAGCTTAAGGAATGCTTCGATGGGCTGGAAATTTCGCTCACCCAGGAGGAAATCGACGATCTCTTTGATGCTTGTGATATGAGTACAGCTATGGGAATAAAGTTCAATGAGTTCATTGTACTTCTCTGCCTTGTGTATCTTCTCAAGGATGATCCTAATCAC AAATCTCAATTCGGAATGCCGAAACTAGAGGAGACATTTGAATCTTTGGTCGATGCATTTGTGTTCTTGGACGCGAACAAGGACGGGTATGTAAGCAAGAGCGAGATGATATCTGCTATAAACGAGACCACATCAGGCGAACGTTCTTCGGGACGAATCGGGATGAGGAGATTTG AGGAGATGGATTGGGATAAAAATGGAATGGTAAACTTCAAGGAGTTTCTTTTTGCGTTCACCCGTTGGGTCGGTATCGATGAGAACGAGGatggagaggaggaggaggaatgA